A region of the Paracoccus pantotrophus genome:
GCTGCCGATGTCGGCGCCCGGAAAGATCTCGCGATAGAGCGTCAGGATCCGGTCGGCCTGTTCGGCGGCGTCGATTGTCGTCACGTTCATGTCGTTACCTCATTTCGCCCGGAAATCGCCCATGCGGGTAAAGTCGTCGTCGCCGGCATAGGGCGCATCGGCCCAAAGCTGCGCGGCCTTCTCGGTCAGCGGCAGCCGGGCGCCGCATTCCTCGGCCAGCTGCCGCGCCAGCCGCACGTCCTTTTGCATCAGCGCCATGGTAAAGCCGCTGTTGAAGGCGCCGTTCATCACCCAGGCCGGGAAATGCACCTCGCTGAGCATGGTCCGCCCGGAAGCGGCGTTCAGCACCTCCAGCACCGATTGCGCGGGAATGCCCGCCGCCTCGGCCAGGCGCAGCCCCTCGGCCGTGGTCAGCATATGGGCGGCGCAAAGCAGGTTGTTGACCAGCTTGGCCACATTGCCCGCACCGCTGTCGCCGACATGGATCGCCCTGGCCGACAGCGCCTCGATGACGGGCCGGGCATCGGCCAGGTCTGCGGCGGAACCGCCGATCATCATGGTCAGCGCGCCCTTGGCCGCGCCGGCCGGCCCGCCCGAGACGGGCGCGTCCAGGAAACCGTGCCCCATCGCCGCCAGCCGGGCCGCCAGCGCCCGCGTCACCGCGGGTTCCGAGGTCGAGGTGTCGATGACGACGACCCGAGAACGTCCCTCGAGAACCCCCGAGACCTGGTCGATGACGCCCGCGACATCGCGCGCCGTCGGCAGCGAGAAGACCACGCGATCGGCGGCAAAGACCTGGGCCAGATCGCCCGCCGGCTCGACGCCTTCGGCGCGCGCCTGCGCCAGCCGTTCAGGTGACAGGTCGAATCCCAGGGTGCGGAAGCCGGCCCTGACAGCAGAGGCTGCCATGCCAAGGCCCATCGCGCCCAGGCCCACGATGCCGACGGTGGATGTTTCTGTCATGTGATCCTCTTCTGTTGATGCATGACAGTTTCCGCAACCGGGGCATCGGCGCTAGCGGTCGGATCACGAACGAGGTGTTGCCCCCAGCGGAACATCGGCAAAGCTGGCCATGCTGCGTTCCAGATGTCCGGCCAGTTGCGCCACGGATGCGGGCAGCCGCCGCCGCGCCCGCACCATCAGATGCGCCGTCGCCCCCAGAAGCGCCAGGTCGGCCAGTTCGCGCACCACCGCCGCGCCCTCGGCCAGGTCCATGGCGACCGAGGCCCGGGGCAGGAAGGCCAGCCCCAGCCCTGTGGTCACGAAGCGGCGCAGCGCGTCGATCGAGGTGGTCATCAGCTGCGGCGCCAGCGCCAGCCCGCTGTCCGAGGCGACCCGTGCCAGCAGGTCGGTGGTGCCATGCCCCCTGGGCAGCAGCGCCAGGGGATAGTCCAGGCAATCGGCCAGCCGGACCTGCGGCAGGCCGGCCAGGGCATGGCCGGGCGGCATCACCACGCAAAGCGGATGGCCGGCCGAAACGATGCTGCGCACCGATCCCGTCACCGGCGGGTTGTAGGCGATGCCGATGTCGCTTTCGCCATTGGCCAGCGCCGCGACGACCGCATCCGTCGAGCCGATCAGCAATTCGTAGCGCACATGCGGGCTGTGCGACATGAATCCGGCCAGGCCATTCCGGATGAAATCCGCCAGGAACCCCTCGCCGCAATGGATGCGGATGTTGCGCTGCTGGATGCCGCGCAGATCGGCAAGCTGTTCCTGAAGGAAGCCCGCCTCCTCGACGACGTGGCGGGCATGTTCCAGCACCAGGTTGCCGGCATCGGTCAGGCGCACGCCTTTCGAGCTGCGCTCGAACAGGGTCACGCCCAGCTGCGCCTCGATATCGGCGATCTGGCGCGACACCACCGAGGGCGCCAGCCCAAGCTGGTCGCTGGCGGCGCGGATCGAGCCATGGCGATGCACGGCCAGATAGATGCGGATGTCGCGGCGGTCGAGGGTCATCATCGCCTCACGATGAGGACCGTCCGCCTCGCGAGTCAAGGCGCGCGAAGCTCGGCCGCCGCCAGGTCCAGCCAGAAGCCGACGGCCAGCGGGATCAGCGCATCGTTGAAATCGAAGCGCGGCGAATGCAGGCCGGGATTGTCGCCGGCCTCGCGGCCCGCGCCCATCCAGAAATAGCAGCCGGGCAGCTCGTTCAGCATGAAGGCGAAATCCTCGGCCGCCATGCTGGGCGGGGCGTCGACGACCGAAAGCCCGCCCGCCGCCGCGACCTTGCGCACCAGGGCAGCGTTTTCCGGGGTATTCAGGGTCGAGGGATAGCGCCGTTCATAGACGATCTCGGCCGTGCAGCCGAACCCTTCGGCGACCGATGCGGCCAGCTTGCGCAGCCGCGCCTCGATCAGGTCGCCGACCGCCGGATCGAACCAGCGGGTCGTGCCGCGGATGACGGCGGTTTCCGGCAGGACGTTCCAGGCATCGCCGCCATGGATCTGCGTCACCGACACGACCGCGCTGTCCAGCGGGCTGACATTGCGCGCCGCGATGGATTGCAGCGCCGACACCAGCTGCGAGGCGGCGAGCAGCGTATCCGCCCCCTCGTGCGGCATGGCGCCATGCGCCCCCTTGCCGGCAAGCCGGATCTCGAAGGTGCCGAAGGCCACCATCATCTCGCGGTCGCGCGCAACCAGCGTGCCGAGCGGCAGGCCGGGCCAGTTGTGCAGCGCATAGACAGCATCGACCGGGCAGTCGCGAAACAGCCCGTCCTCGACCATGGCCCGCCCGCCGCCCTCGTTCTCCTCGGCGGGCTGGAAGATGAAGCGGAGCGTGCCTTCGAAGGGCATATCGGCCAGCAGGCGGGCGGCGGCCAGCGCCACCGCCGTATGGCCGTCATGGCCGCAGGCATGCGCCCGGCCGGGATTGCCCGAGGCCCATTCGGCGCCGCTGGTCTCGGTGATCGGCAGGGCGTCGATATCGGCGCGAATGCCGATGGCGCGGTTGCCATTGCCTTTGGTCAGGCTGCCGACCACCCCGGTCCGGCCGATGCCGCGCCGGACCTCATAGCCGAAACCGGCAAGCTGCCCGGCGATGAAGCCGGCGGTCTCGTGTTCCTGGAACCCCAGTTCGGGATTGCGGTGCAACCGCCTGCGCCAATCGATCGCATCGGCCACCACCTGTGCCGGCAGGTCGCGCATCAGAAGAACCTCAGCGCCAGGTCGGCGATCACCACCGAGCCCAGATAGGTGCCCAGCATGACGCAGATGGCGACGATGACGATCTTCCAGCCCGAGCGCCTGGCGATGTCGAACTCCTTGGCCGACAGCGCAAGACCGCCATAGGCCAGGGCCGGCGTGGCCAGCGACAGGAAGTTGATCTTGTCGGCCTGTTGCACCACCCAGCCCGAACCGGGAACGCCGGGGATCGTGGCGACGATGGCGATCAGCGACACCCAGGCGACGGCCGGCAGGTAAA
Encoded here:
- a CDS encoding NAD(P)-dependent oxidoreductase, producing MTETSTVGIVGLGAMGLGMAASAVRAGFRTLGFDLSPERLAQARAEGVEPAGDLAQVFAADRVVFSLPTARDVAGVIDQVSGVLEGRSRVVVIDTSTSEPAVTRALAARLAAMGHGFLDAPVSGGPAGAAKGALTMMIGGSAADLADARPVIEALSARAIHVGDSGAGNVAKLVNNLLCAAHMLTTAEGLRLAEAAGIPAQSVLEVLNAASGRTMLSEVHFPAWVMNGAFNSGFTMALMQKDVRLARQLAEECGARLPLTEKAAQLWADAPYAGDDDFTRMGDFRAK
- a CDS encoding LysR family transcriptional regulator; the protein is MMTLDRRDIRIYLAVHRHGSIRAASDQLGLAPSVVSRQIADIEAQLGVTLFERSSKGVRLTDAGNLVLEHARHVVEEAGFLQEQLADLRGIQQRNIRIHCGEGFLADFIRNGLAGFMSHSPHVRYELLIGSTDAVVAALANGESDIGIAYNPPVTGSVRSIVSAGHPLCVVMPPGHALAGLPQVRLADCLDYPLALLPRGHGTTDLLARVASDSGLALAPQLMTTSIDALRRFVTTGLGLAFLPRASVAMDLAEGAAVVRELADLALLGATAHLMVRARRRLPASVAQLAGHLERSMASFADVPLGATPRS
- a CDS encoding M20 aminoacylase family protein gives rise to the protein MRDLPAQVVADAIDWRRRLHRNPELGFQEHETAGFIAGQLAGFGYEVRRGIGRTGVVGSLTKGNGNRAIGIRADIDALPITETSGAEWASGNPGRAHACGHDGHTAVALAAARLLADMPFEGTLRFIFQPAEENEGGGRAMVEDGLFRDCPVDAVYALHNWPGLPLGTLVARDREMMVAFGTFEIRLAGKGAHGAMPHEGADTLLAASQLVSALQSIAARNVSPLDSAVVSVTQIHGGDAWNVLPETAVIRGTTRWFDPAVGDLIEARLRKLAASVAEGFGCTAEIVYERRYPSTLNTPENAALVRKVAAAGGLSVVDAPPSMAAEDFAFMLNELPGCYFWMGAGREAGDNPGLHSPRFDFNDALIPLAVGFWLDLAAAELRAP